In the Syngnathus scovelli strain Florida chromosome 8, RoL_Ssco_1.2, whole genome shotgun sequence genome, one interval contains:
- the LOC125973236 gene encoding acetylcholinesterase collagenic tail peptide-like → MPGPILHFSTLPSRGALCKGELLELDCNARMKMLLPLLLRLTILLLQADHPVSSSRLLSFPVKSCGLFILPPLPPPLFPPLKQRAELMVDIKAHITGPKGEKGCRGARGPKGQAGVMGAEGAAGKRGSTGPSGPQGEKGYRGWRGLKGETGSPCMMMGSRGQAGLRGDKGFKGDTGPRGAPGDPGITGRCGEKGDGGLWGEPASNGMQGSRGEPGGRGITGLKGPTGPTGKMGYPGLVGLPGLPGEPGLPGQAYVLAGQQGEPGSRGPSVACSCTRDRTPEPLADRVQTIFIADGDTMMRKLQGENVMVLRTDKQALYIYIEAQWIDVLNPKSESIPA, encoded by the exons ATGCCAGGTCCTATACTGCATTTCAGCACACTTCCAAGTCGAGGAGCATTGTGTAAAGGAGAGCTTCTAGAGCTGGACTGCAACGCAAG GATGAAGATGTTACTTCCACTTCTTCTGAGATTGACCATCTTGCTCCTCCAGGCCGATCATCCAGTCTCCTCCAGCA GGCTTTTGTCATTCCCAGTCAAGTCATGCGGTCTTTtcattcttcctcctcttcctcctccgctCTTTCCTCCACTAAAGCAAAGAGCAGAATTGATG GTTGATATAAAGGCACACATCACAGGGCCTAAAGGAGAGAAG GGCTGTCGAGGAGCCAGGGGACCAAAG GGTCAAGCGGGTGTTATGGGTGCAGAGGGAGCAGCAGGAAAAAGAGGGTCGACGGGACCGAGTGGACCCCAG GGAGAAAAGGGCTACAGAGGCTGGAGGGGCCTCAAGGGAGAAACCGGATCACCATGCATGATGATG GGAAGTAGAGGGCAAGCAGGATTACGG ggGGATAAAGGCTTCAAAGGAGACACAGGACCCAGAGGAGCTCCT GGTGATCCAGGCATTACAGGGAGGTGTGGTGAGAAG GGCGATGGTGGCCTGTGGGGTGAGCCAGCATCTAACGGAATGCAGGGCTCCAGAGGAGAGCCTGGTGGCAGAGGAATCACG GGTTTGAAGGGACCAACTGGGCCTACTGGAAAGATGGGTTACCCTGGTTTGGTGGGATTGCCTGGTTTGCCTGGAGAGCCAGGACTTCCTGGACAAG CATATGTTTTGGCAGGTCAGCAAGGGGAACCAGGAAGTCGAGGTCCTTCAGTCGCATGTAGCTGTACCAGGGATAGAACCCCGGAGCCATTAGCGGATCGAGTCCAGACG ATTTTCATAGCAGATGGTGACACAATGATGAGGAAGCTGCAAGGGGAGAATGTGATGGTTCTCCGGACCGACAAGCAGGCTCTCTACATCTACATCGAGGCTCAGTGGATCGATGTATTG AACCCAAAAAGTGAAAGCATCCCCGCTTGA
- the LOC125973235 gene encoding alpha-tectorin: MFMLYLAVLGTLGAAAMSQTFTNSGEINITTCPITYYGHKYEKVHVAFNNSKFALCFTGTYEAANQNDCILVSGGTADNGNWSVLTQEIPTGSGIHQMLPSLKHRGQCVNVIPLKDTDNSEIQQVELGNFGKQAILAIKTYSGYTNVDLVADIQVNGNRVSKYVFPTNETSMGVIRDMSGCRMRGFVYMTNTTVSDPSICSTVTCDVNGVATAVSECPPMYHCQGNGSCAFNTMCTLTGSTVIDFVGRVHTVPDRCGYNLMTSDAIQDVRIHGVYRERRLKDVSFLDHVILHLSSQDVNIMLLQGSRVKINGELSEVSTTAKVVHGVELSKGQSGVTAQILGSNYTLSVFFDGTTAQIHLMGEDGAVVHGLCGNSSLDFNQQRVAEHSITECEMQHEETDMINSTASTEWCHILWQDPFTQCRMHIDPEPFVSACVDNLSKYPAVDGLKCHLVEAYVRACHTQGNVSIDSWRLIAQCDASPQALCQDMYCSDHEFCGQGFDGETHCQCRAIFASKYKSMDEFGEPMVCSHSSASINMFCCLLAEKGIDYTTLHLHDEQCKGDIDNETHMVKFSFNRDSTCGAIITANTTKISYQNIIATPNISTVVTRSNKMLMDFSCHFDQPNLEGMAIKMIDSPVIKEFTSGEWNYTLTMAAYTDPGRTQLIELSTSVQLNQKIWVEIKAYGLDGSSILLVTESCWATNQSASNGSLRYDLISAGCPNPADGTIKIEGNGEGTSNYFSFNTFKFSDNNNEMFLHCKVELCVQQGDSCSPNCNNAGRRRRSVPTTVDDGGPSIITMAWT, from the exons ATGTTCATGTTGTACCTGGCAGTGCTTGGCACTTTGG GTGCTGCTGCAATGAGCCAGACTTTTACCAACTCTGGTGAGATAAACATCACTACCTGTCCCATCACGTACTACGGGCACAAGTATGAAAAAGTCCAT GTGGCATTCAACAATAGCAAATTTGCACTTTGCTTCACCGGCACATATGAAGCTGCCAACCAGAACGACTGCATACTTGTATCGGGAGGAACGGCGGACAATGGCAACTGGTCTGTACTCACGCAAGAAATCCCCACCGGATCAGGCATTCATCAAATGTTACCAAGTCTGAAACATAGGGGGCAATGTGTCAATGTTATACCATTGAAAGACACTGACAATTCTGAG ATTCAACAAGTCGAACTGGGTAACTTTGGAAAACAAGCAATTTTGGCAATCAAGACATATTCCGGATACACAAATGTTGATCTT GTGGCAGACATACAGGTGAATGGCAACAGGGTTTCAAAATACGTCTTTCCAACCAACGAAACCAGCATGGGCGTCATCAGGGACATGAGTGGATGCAGAATGAGAG GTTTTGTTTACATGACCAATACCACCGTAAGCGACCCATCCATTTGCTCAACGGTGACCTGCGATGTGAACGGAGTCGCCACCGCTGTCAGTGAATGTCCCCCTATGTATCATTGCCAAGGCAACGGCAG ttgtgccttcaacaccatgtgCACTCTGACCGGTTCCACCGTCATCGATTTCGTCGGCCGTGTTCACACCGTCCCCGACCGCTGTGGATACAATCTAATGACGTCGGACGCTATCCAAGACGTCCGGATCCATGGTGTTTACCGGGAAAGACGTCTTAAAGATGTCAGCTTCTTGGATCATGTGATCCTGCATCTGTCCAGCCAAGATGTTAACATTATGCTGTTGCAAGGTAGCAGAGTCAAG ATCAACGGCGAGCTGAGTGAAGTCTCAACTACAGCAAAGGTTGTCCACGGCGTGGAACTCTCCAAGGGCCAGAGCGGAGTGACTGCCCAAATTTTAGGCTCTAACTATACACTTTCTGTCTTCTTTGACGGCACCACAGCACAGATCCACTTGATGG GTGAAGATGGCGCTGTTGTGCATGGTCTATGTGGCAATTCCTCTTTGGATTTTAACCAACAGAGAGTTGCTGAACACAGCATCACAGA GTGTGAGATGCAACATGAAGAAACCGATATGATCAATTCCACAGCTTCAACTGAATG GTGTCATATCTTGTGGCAAGATCCCTTCACCCAGTGCCGCATGCACATCGACCCAGAGCCCTTTGTATCAGCCTGTGTTgacaatttgagcaaatatcctGCAGTAGACGGTCTCAAGTGCCATTTGGTGGAGGCCTACGTCCGAGCCTGCCACACCCAAGGCAATGTCAGCATTGACAGCTGGAGGTTGATTGCTCAATGCG ATGCTAGTCCTCAGGCTCTCTGCCAAGACATGTACTGCAGCGACCACGAGTTCTGCGGTCAAGGCTTTGACGGAGAAACCCACTGTCAATGTCGGGCCATTTTTGCCTCCAAATACAAATCAATGGATGAGTTTG GTGAGCCGATGGTTTGCAGCCATTCGTCTGCATCGATCAACATGTTCTGTTGCCTTCTGGCAGAGAAAGGCATCGACTATACAACGCTGCACCTTCATGATGAACAGTGCAAAGGTGACATAGATAATGAAACCCACATGGTGAAATTCAGCTTCAACCGGGACAGCACTTGCGGTGCAATCATCACG GCAAACACCACCAAAATAAGCTACCAAAACATCATTGCGACGCCTAACATTTCCACTGTGGTGACCCGTTCCAACAAAATGCTTATGGATTTCTCCTGCCATTTTGATCAACCAAACCTCGAGGGCATGGCCATCAAAATGATAGACAG CCCCGTGATTAAAGAATTCACGTCAGGAGAGTGGAATTACACGTTGACTATGGCAGCATACACTGACCCTGGCAGAACACAACTCATAGAATTAAGCACTAGCGTCCAGCTAAATCAGAAAATCTGGGTGGAGATCAAGGCATATGGACTGGATGGGAGTTCTATTTTGCTGGTGACAGAGTCCTGCTGGGCCACCAATCAGTCAGCTTCAAACGGAAGCCTTCGATATGACCTCATCAGTGCAGG ATGTCCCAACCCTGCAGATGGGACAATCAAGATAGAAGGCAACGGAGAAGGAACGTCAAACTACTTCTCCTTCAACACGTTCAAGTTCTCCGACAACAACAATGAAATGTTTCTTCATTGCAAAGTAGAGCTGTGTGTCCAACAGGGAGACTCTTGCAGTCCG aactgCAACAATGCTGGGAGAAGACGGCGATCTGTGCCTACCACTGTTGATGATGGAGGTCCTTCTATCATCACTATGGCCTGGACTTAA
- the LOC125973237 gene encoding trace amine-associated receptor 4-like: MMTMQEQGELCFPLLANTSCRRTQRDPSTVALSSILLSAISLITVTLNLLVIISISHFKQLHTPTNLLLLSLATSDFLVGFLLVFQIFLLDGCWLFGDLICNVYYILNYVITSASIGSMVLISVDRYIAICDSLHYPIKVTLIRVQICLFLCWSASIIFHCFSFLDSLKQPGKFNTCVGECVLVVTYAVGMTDLFISFIGPITVIVVLYMKVFVVAVSQVRAMRSRVGMVTLRDTTIKSSELKAARTLGVVVVVFIVCIMPYFSIAISGQDVLLNVSSSAAIICLVFFNSCLNPLIYAIFYPWFRKAIKLIVTLQILQSDSSQMNIM, from the exons ATGATGACGATGCAGGAGCAAGGCGAACTGTGCTTCCCGCTGCTCGCCAACACTTCTTGCAGGAGGACGCAGCGTGATCCCTCGACCGTCGCTCTTTCCTCCATCCTGCTGTCTGCCATCTCGCTGATCACCGTCACTCTGAACCTGCTGGTCATTATTTCCATCTCTCACTTCAA GCAACTGCATACTCCCACGAACCTGCTGCTGCTTTCGCTGGCTACCTCAGATTTCTTGGTGGGCTTCCTCTTGGTGTTTCAGATTTTCCTTCTGGACGGTTGTTGGTTGTTTGGTGATTTGATATGCAATGTGTATTATATTCTGAATTACGTGATAACGTCTGCCTCAATAGGAAGCATGGTGCTCATATCGGTTGATCGCTACATAGCAATCTGTGACTCTCTGCATTATCCCATCAAAGTCACTCTAATAAGAGTTCAAATATGTCTTTTTCTGTGCTGGTCTGCTTCGATAATTTTCCACTGTTTCTCTTTTCTGGACTCTCTGAAGCAACCTGGCAAGTTCAACACTTGTGTAGGTGAGTGTGTGCTTGTGGTCACCTACGCTGTAGGAATGACAGACCTCTTTATCTCCTTCATTGGCCCAATCACAGTCATTGTGGTTCTGTACATGAAAGTGTTTGTGGTGGCTGTGTCTCAGGTGCGCGCCATGCGCTCCCGCGTGGGGATGGTCACATTGCGTGACACAACTATCAAGAGTTCTGAGCTGAAAGCAGCCAGGACGTTGGGCGTTGTTGTGGTGGTGTTTATTGTGTGCATCATGCCATATTTCTCCATCGCCATTTCAGGCCAAGATGTTCTGCTCAATGTGTCATCTTCAGCCGCTATTATCTGCTTGGTCTTCTTCAACTCCTGCCTGAACCCACTGATTTATGCTATTTTCTATCCCTGGTTTAGAAAGGCCATCAAGCTCATTGTGACGCTGCAGATTCTGCAGTCTGATTCCAGCCAAATGAATATAATGTAG
- the LOC125973239 gene encoding trace amine-associated receptor 4-like, whose protein sequence is MMTMQEQGELCFPLLANTSCRRTQRDPSTVALSSILLSAISLITVTLNLLVIISISHFKQLHTPTNLLLLSLATSDFLVGFLFLFQIFLLDGCWLFGDLMCIVYYVLDYAITSASIGSMVLISVDRYIAICDSLHYPIKVTLMRVQICLFLCWSVSIIFHCLCFWDSLRQPGRSNTCVGECVIVVTYAVGITDLFISFIGPITVIVILYVKVFAVAVSQVRAMRSRVGMVTLRGKTIKSSELKAARTLGVVVVVFIVCIMPYFCIAISGQDVMLNASSSAVIICLFYFNSCLNPLIYAIFYPWFRKSMKLIVTLQILKSDSSQMNIM, encoded by the exons ATGATGACAATGCAGGAGCAAGGCGAACTGTGCTTCCCGCTGCTCGCCAACACTTCTTGCAGGAGGACGCAGCGTGATCCCTCGACCGTCGCTCTTTCCTCCATCCTGCTGTCTGCCATCTCTCTGATCACCGTCACTCTGAACCTGCTGGTCATCATTTCCATCTCTCACTTCAA GCAACTACATACTCCCACAAACCTGTTGCTGCTTTCGCTGGCTACCTCGGATTTCTTGGTGGGCttcctgtttttgtttcagATTTTCCTTCTTGACGGTTGTTGGCTTTTTGGTGACCTGATGTGCATTGTGTATTATGTTCTGGACTACGCGATAACGTCTGCCTCAATAGGAAGCATGGTGCTCATATCGGTTGATCGCTACATAGCAATCTGTGACTCTCTGCATTATCCCATCAAAGTCACTCTAATGAGAGTTCAAATATGTCTTTTTCTGTGTTGGTCTGTTTCGATAATTTTCCACTGTCTCTGTTTTTGGGACTCTCTGCGGCAACCTGGCAGGTCCAACACTTGTGTAGGTGAGTGTGTGATTGTGGTCACCTACGCTGTAGGAATAACAGACCTCTTTATCTCCTTCATTGGCCCAATCACTGTCATTGTGATTCTGTACGTGAAAGTGTTTGCAGTGGCTGTGTCTCAGGTGCGCGCCATGCGCTCCCGCGTGGGGATGGTCACATTGCGCGGCAAAACTATCAAGAGTTCTGAGCTGAAAGCAGCCAGGACATTGGGCGTGGTTGTGGTGGTGTTTATTGTGTGCATCATGCCATATTTCTGCATCGCCATCTCAGGCCAAGATGTTATGCTCAATGCTTCATCTTCAGCTGTTATTATCTGCTTGTTCTACTTCAACTCCTGCCTGAACCCACTGATTTATGCTATTTTCTATCCATGGTTTAGAAAGTCCATGAAGCTCATTGTGACACTGCAAATTCTGAAGTCTGATTCCAGCCAAATGAATATAATGTAG
- the LOC125973238 gene encoding trace amine-associated receptor 8a-like, with protein sequence MMTMQEQGELCFPLLANTSCRRTQRDPSTAALSSILLSAISLIIFTLNLLVIISISHFKQLHTPTNLLLLSLATSDFLVGFLLLFQIFLLDGCWFFGDLICIVYYVLNYVIMSVSIGSMVLISVDRYIAICDSLHYPIKVTLIRVQICLFLCWSSSLVYNFLCFFNSLKHPGRSNTCVGECVIVVTYAVGITDLFLSFIGPITVIVVLYMKVFVVAVSQVRAMRSRVGMVTLHDTIIKSSELKAARTLGVVVVVFIVCIMPYFCIAISGQDVMLNASSSAFIICLVFFNSCLNPLIYAIFYPWFRKSIKLIVTLQILQSDSSELNIM encoded by the exons ATGATGACGATGCAGGAGCAAGGCGAACTGTGCTTCCCGCTGCTCGCCAACACTTCTTGCAGGAGGACGCAGCGTGATCCCTCGACCGCCGCTCTTTCCTCCATCCTGCTGTCTGCCATCTCTCTGATTATCTTCACTCTGAACCTGCTGGTCATTATTTCCATCTCTCACTTCAA GCAACTGCATACTCCCACAAACCTGCTGCTGCTTTCGCTGGCTACCTCAGATTTCTTGGTGGGCTTCCTCTTGTTGTTTCAGATTTTCCTTCTGGACGGTTGTTGGTTTTTTGGTGACCTGATATGCATTGTGTATTATGTTTTGAATTACGTGATAATGTCTGTTTCAATAGGAAGCATGGTGCTCATATCAGTTGATCGCTACATAGCAATCTGTGACTCTCTGCATTATCCCATCAAAGTCACTCTAATAAGAGTTCAAATATGTCTTTTTCTGTGCTGGTCTTCTTCGTTAGTTTACAACTTTCtctgtttttttaattctctGAAGCATCCTGGCAGGTCCAACACTTGTGTAGGTGAGTGTGTGATTGTGGTCACCTACGCTGTAGGAATAACAGACCTCTTTCTCTCCTTCATTGGCCCAATCACCGTCATTGTGGTTCTGTACATGAAAGTGTTTGTGGTGGCTGTGTCTCAGGTGCGCGCCATGCGCTCCCGCGTGGGGATGGTCACATTGCACGACACAATTATCAAGAGTTCTGAGCTGAAAGCAGCCAGGACGTTGGGCGTGGTTGTGGTGGTGTTTATTGTGTGCATCATGCCATATTTCTGCATCGCCATCTCGGGCCAAGATGTTATGCTCAATGCGTCATCTTCAGCCTTTATTATCTGCTTGGTCTTCTTCAACTCCTGCCTGAACCCTCTGATTTATGCTATTTTCTATCCCTGGTTTAGAAAGTCCATCAAGCTCATTGTGACACTGCAGATTCTGCAGTCTGATTCCAGTGAATTGAACATAATGTAG